The Sesamum indicum cultivar Zhongzhi No. 13 linkage group LG1, S_indicum_v1.0, whole genome shotgun sequence genome includes a window with the following:
- the LOC105163656 gene encoding nuclear poly(A) polymerase 4-like isoform X5 — translation MVRSDGFNSLPTPSPPPAEQKQPPKQWGVTRPLSHAGPSEADIQRTRDLEKFLVASGLYESAEEAAKREEVLDRLKQIVKDWVKELTRLRGYTDQMVEDANALIFTFGSYRLGVHGPGADIDTLCIGPKYVSREEDFFYVLHNILAEIEEVTELQPVPDAHVPVMKFKFDGISIDLLYASISLLVVPDDLDISNISVLEDIDEPTVRSLNGCRVADQILKLVPNIENFRTTLRCLKFWAKRRGVYSNVTGFLGGVNWALLVARLCQFYPNANPSMLVSRFFRVYTLWRWPNPVMLCEIEDDELGFSIWDPRKNPWDRNHLMPIITPAYPCMNSSYNVSASTLRVMMEQFQFGREICEDIELNKAQWSTLFEPYLFFESYKNYLQVDIIAADLDDLRAWRGWVESRLRQLTLMIERDTCGKLQCHPYPHDYVDSSKHCAHCAFFMGLQRKQGEVIQEGQQFDIRQTVDEFRHQINSYIYWKPGMEIYVSHVRRKQLPPYVFPEGHKRSRHIRLMSQQQVDKVSSDGSDACRSDSAERVIKRKKQVDLPELEERREKRQSISPQKQGLSPENICSRVAGGLTECSSAMSGTMKEVAATNESCTLMDGRAPEAVSFNSRHVCTGSSMRMLQLVDRDKELPDDSKTSNQEKHCAENSDTCCNSSSSNSSYGSSSYSGLEPHAALAMMLKSGDGVGSEPVQENVMRHVIEI, via the exons ATGGTTCGATCCGATGGTTTTAATTCATTGCCTACACCGTCGCCGCCTCCGGCGGAGCAGAAGCAGCCTCCAAAGCAGTGGGGAGTGACGAGACCTTTGTCGCATGCGGGGCCCTCTGAGGCGGATATTCAGAGAACTAGGGACTTGGAAAAG TTTTTGGTGGCTTCCGGACTTTATGAGAGTGCAGAAGAAGCGGCCAAGAGGGAAGAAGTTCTGGACAGACTTAAACAG ATTGTGAAAGACTGGGTGAAAGAACTTACTCGTTTGAGGGGGTACACTGATCAAATGGTGGAAGATGCCAATGCTTtgatttttacttttggtTCTTATCGTCTCGGG GTCCATGGTCCTGGAGCTGACATTGATACTTTGTGTATTGGACCAAAATATGTTAGTCGAGAG GAAGACTTCTTTTATGTACTTCATAACATATTAGCTGAAATAGAGGAAGTCACTGAACTCCAACCAGTACCTGATGCTCATGTTCCAGTTATGAAATTCAAGTTTGATGGGATATCAATTGATCTTCTCTATGCAAGTATTTCTCTATTGGTTGTCCCAGAT GATCTGGACATCTCAAATATATCCGTATTGGAAGACATAGATGAACCCACTGTACGGAGTCTTAATGGCTGTCGTGTAGCAGATCAAATTCTCAAGCTTGTTCCAAACATTGAG AACTTCCGGACAACTCTGCGATGTCTAAAGTTCTGGGCTAAGAGACGTGGTGTTTATTCAAAT GTGACGGGATTCCTTGGTGGTGTGAACTGGGCTCTTCTTGTAGCTCGGTTGTGCCAATTTTATCCTAATGCAAATCCCAGTATGCTAGTGTCTCGATTTTTCAGAGTATATACGCTCTGGCGCTGGCCAAATCCTGTGATGCTTTGTGAAATAGAGGATGATGAACTTGGATTTTCTATATGGGATCCTCGGAAAAATCCTTGGGACCGTAATCATCTCATGCCAATCATAACCCCTGCCTACCCTTGCATGAATTCTAGTTACAATGTTTCAGCAAGTACTCTTCGGGTTATGATGGAACAGTTCCAGTTTGGTAGAGAGATTTGCGAG GATATCGAGCTGAATAAAGCGCAGTGGAGTACTTTGTTTGAGCCATATTTATTCTTTGAAAGCTATAAAAATTATCTGCAGGTTGACATTATTGCTGCGGATCTTGATGACTTGCGTGCTTGGAGAGGTTGGGTTGAATCCCGGCTGCGGCAGCTAACTCTGATG ATAGAGCGCGACACATGTGGGAAATTACAATGTCATCCTTATCCACATGATTATGTGGATTCTTCAAAGCATTGTGCCCACTGTGCCTTTTTCATGGGTTTACAAAGGAAACAAGGAGAGGTTATCCAAGAAGGTCAACAATTTGACATCCGCCAGACTGTTGATGAGTTTAGGcatcaaataaattcatatatatactggAAGCCTGGGATGGAAATATATGTTTCTCATGTTCGTAGAAAGCAACTTCCCCCTTATGTATTTCCAGAGGGTCACAAAAGAAGCCGACACATTAGGCTCATGAGTCAGCAACAGGTTGATAAGGTGTCTTCTGATGGCAGTGACGCCTGCAGGTCTGATTCTGCTGAAAGAGTTATAAAACGCAAAAAGCAGGTTGATTTGCCAGAGTTGGAGGAGAGGCGAGAGAAACGGCAATCTATTAGCCCTCAGAAGCAAGGTCTTTCTcctgaaaatatttgttccaGAGTTGCTGGCGGATTGACGGAGTGCTCCTCTGCTATGTCTGGAACAATGAAAGAAGTTGCTGCAACAAATGAATCATGCACACTCATGGATGGAAGGGCACCAGAAGCAGTCTCATTTAACTCGAGGCATGTGTGCACTGGATCTAGTATGCGTATGCTGCAGCTGGTTGATAGGGATAAAGAGTTACCTGATGATTCAAAAACATCAAACCAGGAAAAACACTGTGCAGAAAATTCAGATACTTGTTGCAATTCAAGTTCTAGTAATTCTTCCTATGGAAGCAGCAGTTATAGTGGCTTggag cCTCATGCTGCTCTTGCAATGATGCTGAAATCCGGAGATGGCGTAGGGTCTGAACCTGTTCAGGAGAACGTTATGAGGCATGTTATAGAAATTTGA
- the LOC105163656 gene encoding nuclear poly(A) polymerase 4-like isoform X3, with product MVRSDGFNSLPTPSPPPAEQKQPPKQWGVTRPLSHAGPSEADIQRTRDLEKFLVASGLYESAEEAAKREEVLDRLKQIVKDWVKELTRLRGYTDQMVEDANALIFTFGSYRLGVHGPGADIDTLCIGPKYVSREEDFFYVLHNILAEIEEVTELQPVPDAHVPVMKFKFDGISIDLLYASISLLVVPDDLDISNISVLEDIDEPTVRSLNGCRVADQILKLVPNIENFRTTLRCLKFWAKRRGVYSNVTGFLGGVNWALLVARLCQFYPNANPSMLVSRFFRVYTLWRWPNPVMLCEIEDDELGFSIWDPRKNPWDRNHLMPIITPAYPCMNSSYNVSASTLRVMMEQFQFGREICEDIELNKAQWSTLFEPYLFFESYKNYLQVDIIAADLDDLRAWRGWVESRLRQLTLMIERDTCGKLQCHPYPHDYVDSSKHCAHCAFFMGLQRKQGEVIQEGQQFDIRQTVDEFRHQINSYIYWKPGMEIYVSHVRRKQLPPYVFPEGHKRSRHIRLMSQQQVDKVSSDGSDACRSDSAERVIKRKKQVDLPELEERREKRQSISPQKQGLSPENICSRVAGGLTECSSAMSGTMKEVAATNESCTLMDGRAPEAVSFNSRHVCTGSSMRMLQLVDRDKELPDDSKTSNQEKHCAENSDTCCNSSSSNSSYGSSSYSGLEPHAALAMMLKSGDGVGSEPVQENVMSRLSLTSTA from the exons ATGGTTCGATCCGATGGTTTTAATTCATTGCCTACACCGTCGCCGCCTCCGGCGGAGCAGAAGCAGCCTCCAAAGCAGTGGGGAGTGACGAGACCTTTGTCGCATGCGGGGCCCTCTGAGGCGGATATTCAGAGAACTAGGGACTTGGAAAAG TTTTTGGTGGCTTCCGGACTTTATGAGAGTGCAGAAGAAGCGGCCAAGAGGGAAGAAGTTCTGGACAGACTTAAACAG ATTGTGAAAGACTGGGTGAAAGAACTTACTCGTTTGAGGGGGTACACTGATCAAATGGTGGAAGATGCCAATGCTTtgatttttacttttggtTCTTATCGTCTCGGG GTCCATGGTCCTGGAGCTGACATTGATACTTTGTGTATTGGACCAAAATATGTTAGTCGAGAG GAAGACTTCTTTTATGTACTTCATAACATATTAGCTGAAATAGAGGAAGTCACTGAACTCCAACCAGTACCTGATGCTCATGTTCCAGTTATGAAATTCAAGTTTGATGGGATATCAATTGATCTTCTCTATGCAAGTATTTCTCTATTGGTTGTCCCAGAT GATCTGGACATCTCAAATATATCCGTATTGGAAGACATAGATGAACCCACTGTACGGAGTCTTAATGGCTGTCGTGTAGCAGATCAAATTCTCAAGCTTGTTCCAAACATTGAG AACTTCCGGACAACTCTGCGATGTCTAAAGTTCTGGGCTAAGAGACGTGGTGTTTATTCAAAT GTGACGGGATTCCTTGGTGGTGTGAACTGGGCTCTTCTTGTAGCTCGGTTGTGCCAATTTTATCCTAATGCAAATCCCAGTATGCTAGTGTCTCGATTTTTCAGAGTATATACGCTCTGGCGCTGGCCAAATCCTGTGATGCTTTGTGAAATAGAGGATGATGAACTTGGATTTTCTATATGGGATCCTCGGAAAAATCCTTGGGACCGTAATCATCTCATGCCAATCATAACCCCTGCCTACCCTTGCATGAATTCTAGTTACAATGTTTCAGCAAGTACTCTTCGGGTTATGATGGAACAGTTCCAGTTTGGTAGAGAGATTTGCGAG GATATCGAGCTGAATAAAGCGCAGTGGAGTACTTTGTTTGAGCCATATTTATTCTTTGAAAGCTATAAAAATTATCTGCAGGTTGACATTATTGCTGCGGATCTTGATGACTTGCGTGCTTGGAGAGGTTGGGTTGAATCCCGGCTGCGGCAGCTAACTCTGATG ATAGAGCGCGACACATGTGGGAAATTACAATGTCATCCTTATCCACATGATTATGTGGATTCTTCAAAGCATTGTGCCCACTGTGCCTTTTTCATGGGTTTACAAAGGAAACAAGGAGAGGTTATCCAAGAAGGTCAACAATTTGACATCCGCCAGACTGTTGATGAGTTTAGGcatcaaataaattcatatatatactggAAGCCTGGGATGGAAATATATGTTTCTCATGTTCGTAGAAAGCAACTTCCCCCTTATGTATTTCCAGAGGGTCACAAAAGAAGCCGACACATTAGGCTCATGAGTCAGCAACAGGTTGATAAGGTGTCTTCTGATGGCAGTGACGCCTGCAGGTCTGATTCTGCTGAAAGAGTTATAAAACGCAAAAAGCAGGTTGATTTGCCAGAGTTGGAGGAGAGGCGAGAGAAACGGCAATCTATTAGCCCTCAGAAGCAAGGTCTTTCTcctgaaaatatttgttccaGAGTTGCTGGCGGATTGACGGAGTGCTCCTCTGCTATGTCTGGAACAATGAAAGAAGTTGCTGCAACAAATGAATCATGCACACTCATGGATGGAAGGGCACCAGAAGCAGTCTCATTTAACTCGAGGCATGTGTGCACTGGATCTAGTATGCGTATGCTGCAGCTGGTTGATAGGGATAAAGAGTTACCTGATGATTCAAAAACATCAAACCAGGAAAAACACTGTGCAGAAAATTCAGATACTTGTTGCAATTCAAGTTCTAGTAATTCTTCCTATGGAAGCAGCAGTTATAGTGGCTTggag cCTCATGCTGCTCTTGCAATGATGCTGAAATCCGGAGATGGCGTAGGGTCTGAACCTGTTCAGGAGAACGTTATGAG CAGGTTGAGTCTTACCTCCACCGCGTGA
- the LOC105163656 gene encoding nuclear poly(A) polymerase 4-like isoform X1 — translation MVRSDGFNSLPTPSPPPAEQKQPPKQWGVTRPLSHAGPSEADIQRTRDLEKFLVASGLYESAEEAAKREEVLDRLKQIVKDWVKELTRLRGYTDQMVEDANALIFTFGSYRLGVHGPGADIDTLCIGPKYVSREEDFFYVLHNILAEIEEVTELQPVPDAHVPVMKFKFDGISIDLLYASISLLVVPDDLDISNISVLEDIDEPTVRSLNGCRVADQILKLVPNIENFRTTLRCLKFWAKRRGVYSNVTGFLGGVNWALLVARLCQFYPNANPSMLVSRFFRVYTLWRWPNPVMLCEIEDDELGFSIWDPRKNPWDRNHLMPIITPAYPCMNSSYNVSASTLRVMMEQFQFGREICEDIELNKAQWSTLFEPYLFFESYKNYLQVDIIAADLDDLRAWRGWVESRLRQLTLMIERDTCGKLQCHPYPHDYVDSSKHCAHCAFFMGLQRKQGEVIQEGQQFDIRQTVDEFRHQINSYIYWKPGMEIYVSHVRRKQLPPYVFPEGHKRSRHIRLMSQQQVDKVSSDGSDACRSDSAERVIKRKKQVDLPELEERREKRQSISPQKQGLSPENICSRVAGGLTECSSAMSGTMKEVAATNESCTLMDGRAPEAVSFNSRHVCTGSSMRMLQLVDRDKELPDDSKTSNQEKHCAENSDTCCNSSSSNSSYGSSSYSGLEVNKNGSLLDDSYKAGAPLLLDNGCNKESSVLGDALLELEPHAALAMMLKSGDGVGSEPVQENVMSRLSLTSTA, via the exons ATGGTTCGATCCGATGGTTTTAATTCATTGCCTACACCGTCGCCGCCTCCGGCGGAGCAGAAGCAGCCTCCAAAGCAGTGGGGAGTGACGAGACCTTTGTCGCATGCGGGGCCCTCTGAGGCGGATATTCAGAGAACTAGGGACTTGGAAAAG TTTTTGGTGGCTTCCGGACTTTATGAGAGTGCAGAAGAAGCGGCCAAGAGGGAAGAAGTTCTGGACAGACTTAAACAG ATTGTGAAAGACTGGGTGAAAGAACTTACTCGTTTGAGGGGGTACACTGATCAAATGGTGGAAGATGCCAATGCTTtgatttttacttttggtTCTTATCGTCTCGGG GTCCATGGTCCTGGAGCTGACATTGATACTTTGTGTATTGGACCAAAATATGTTAGTCGAGAG GAAGACTTCTTTTATGTACTTCATAACATATTAGCTGAAATAGAGGAAGTCACTGAACTCCAACCAGTACCTGATGCTCATGTTCCAGTTATGAAATTCAAGTTTGATGGGATATCAATTGATCTTCTCTATGCAAGTATTTCTCTATTGGTTGTCCCAGAT GATCTGGACATCTCAAATATATCCGTATTGGAAGACATAGATGAACCCACTGTACGGAGTCTTAATGGCTGTCGTGTAGCAGATCAAATTCTCAAGCTTGTTCCAAACATTGAG AACTTCCGGACAACTCTGCGATGTCTAAAGTTCTGGGCTAAGAGACGTGGTGTTTATTCAAAT GTGACGGGATTCCTTGGTGGTGTGAACTGGGCTCTTCTTGTAGCTCGGTTGTGCCAATTTTATCCTAATGCAAATCCCAGTATGCTAGTGTCTCGATTTTTCAGAGTATATACGCTCTGGCGCTGGCCAAATCCTGTGATGCTTTGTGAAATAGAGGATGATGAACTTGGATTTTCTATATGGGATCCTCGGAAAAATCCTTGGGACCGTAATCATCTCATGCCAATCATAACCCCTGCCTACCCTTGCATGAATTCTAGTTACAATGTTTCAGCAAGTACTCTTCGGGTTATGATGGAACAGTTCCAGTTTGGTAGAGAGATTTGCGAG GATATCGAGCTGAATAAAGCGCAGTGGAGTACTTTGTTTGAGCCATATTTATTCTTTGAAAGCTATAAAAATTATCTGCAGGTTGACATTATTGCTGCGGATCTTGATGACTTGCGTGCTTGGAGAGGTTGGGTTGAATCCCGGCTGCGGCAGCTAACTCTGATG ATAGAGCGCGACACATGTGGGAAATTACAATGTCATCCTTATCCACATGATTATGTGGATTCTTCAAAGCATTGTGCCCACTGTGCCTTTTTCATGGGTTTACAAAGGAAACAAGGAGAGGTTATCCAAGAAGGTCAACAATTTGACATCCGCCAGACTGTTGATGAGTTTAGGcatcaaataaattcatatatatactggAAGCCTGGGATGGAAATATATGTTTCTCATGTTCGTAGAAAGCAACTTCCCCCTTATGTATTTCCAGAGGGTCACAAAAGAAGCCGACACATTAGGCTCATGAGTCAGCAACAGGTTGATAAGGTGTCTTCTGATGGCAGTGACGCCTGCAGGTCTGATTCTGCTGAAAGAGTTATAAAACGCAAAAAGCAGGTTGATTTGCCAGAGTTGGAGGAGAGGCGAGAGAAACGGCAATCTATTAGCCCTCAGAAGCAAGGTCTTTCTcctgaaaatatttgttccaGAGTTGCTGGCGGATTGACGGAGTGCTCCTCTGCTATGTCTGGAACAATGAAAGAAGTTGCTGCAACAAATGAATCATGCACACTCATGGATGGAAGGGCACCAGAAGCAGTCTCATTTAACTCGAGGCATGTGTGCACTGGATCTAGTATGCGTATGCTGCAGCTGGTTGATAGGGATAAAGAGTTACCTGATGATTCAAAAACATCAAACCAGGAAAAACACTGTGCAGAAAATTCAGATACTTGTTGCAATTCAAGTTCTAGTAATTCTTCCTATGGAAGCAGCAGTTATAGTGGCTTggaggtaaacaaaaatggatcTTTGCTTGATGATTCATATAAGGCTGGTGCGCCGCTGCTCTTGGATAATGGATGCAATAAAGAATCCTCGGTTTTGGGGGATGCACTACTTGAGTTAGAG cCTCATGCTGCTCTTGCAATGATGCTGAAATCCGGAGATGGCGTAGGGTCTGAACCTGTTCAGGAGAACGTTATGAG CAGGTTGAGTCTTACCTCCACCGCGTGA
- the LOC105163656 gene encoding nuclear poly(A) polymerase 4-like isoform X2 yields the protein MVRSDGFNSLPTPSPPPAEQKQPPKQWGVTRPLSHAGPSEADIQRTRDLEKFLVASGLYESAEEAAKREEVLDRLKQIVKDWVKELTRLRGYTDQMVEDANALIFTFGSYRLGVHGPGADIDTLCIGPKYVSREEDFFYVLHNILAEIEEVTELQPVPDAHVPVMKFKFDGISIDLLYASISLLVVPDDLDISNISVLEDIDEPTVRSLNGCRVADQILKLVPNIENFRTTLRCLKFWAKRRGVYSNVTGFLGGVNWALLVARLCQFYPNANPSMLVSRFFRVYTLWRWPNPVMLCEIEDDELGFSIWDPRKNPWDRNHLMPIITPAYPCMNSSYNVSASTLRVMMEQFQFGREICEDIELNKAQWSTLFEPYLFFESYKNYLQVDIIAADLDDLRAWRGWVESRLRQLTLMIERDTCGKLQCHPYPHDYVDSSKHCAHCAFFMGLQRKQGEVIQEGQQFDIRQTVDEFRHQINSYIYWKPGMEIYVSHVRRKQLPPYVFPEGHKRSRHIRLMSQQQVDKVSSDGSDACRSDSAERVIKRKKQVDLPELEERREKRQSISPQKQGLSPENICSRVAGGLTECSSAMSGTMKEVAATNESCTLMDGRAPEAVSFNSRHVCTGSSMRMLQLVDRDKELPDDSKTSNQEKHCAENSDTCCNSSSSNSSYGSSSYSGLEVNKNGSLLDDSYKAGAPLLLDNGCNKESSVLGDALLELEPHAALAMMLKSGDGVGSEPVQENVMRLSLTSTA from the exons ATGGTTCGATCCGATGGTTTTAATTCATTGCCTACACCGTCGCCGCCTCCGGCGGAGCAGAAGCAGCCTCCAAAGCAGTGGGGAGTGACGAGACCTTTGTCGCATGCGGGGCCCTCTGAGGCGGATATTCAGAGAACTAGGGACTTGGAAAAG TTTTTGGTGGCTTCCGGACTTTATGAGAGTGCAGAAGAAGCGGCCAAGAGGGAAGAAGTTCTGGACAGACTTAAACAG ATTGTGAAAGACTGGGTGAAAGAACTTACTCGTTTGAGGGGGTACACTGATCAAATGGTGGAAGATGCCAATGCTTtgatttttacttttggtTCTTATCGTCTCGGG GTCCATGGTCCTGGAGCTGACATTGATACTTTGTGTATTGGACCAAAATATGTTAGTCGAGAG GAAGACTTCTTTTATGTACTTCATAACATATTAGCTGAAATAGAGGAAGTCACTGAACTCCAACCAGTACCTGATGCTCATGTTCCAGTTATGAAATTCAAGTTTGATGGGATATCAATTGATCTTCTCTATGCAAGTATTTCTCTATTGGTTGTCCCAGAT GATCTGGACATCTCAAATATATCCGTATTGGAAGACATAGATGAACCCACTGTACGGAGTCTTAATGGCTGTCGTGTAGCAGATCAAATTCTCAAGCTTGTTCCAAACATTGAG AACTTCCGGACAACTCTGCGATGTCTAAAGTTCTGGGCTAAGAGACGTGGTGTTTATTCAAAT GTGACGGGATTCCTTGGTGGTGTGAACTGGGCTCTTCTTGTAGCTCGGTTGTGCCAATTTTATCCTAATGCAAATCCCAGTATGCTAGTGTCTCGATTTTTCAGAGTATATACGCTCTGGCGCTGGCCAAATCCTGTGATGCTTTGTGAAATAGAGGATGATGAACTTGGATTTTCTATATGGGATCCTCGGAAAAATCCTTGGGACCGTAATCATCTCATGCCAATCATAACCCCTGCCTACCCTTGCATGAATTCTAGTTACAATGTTTCAGCAAGTACTCTTCGGGTTATGATGGAACAGTTCCAGTTTGGTAGAGAGATTTGCGAG GATATCGAGCTGAATAAAGCGCAGTGGAGTACTTTGTTTGAGCCATATTTATTCTTTGAAAGCTATAAAAATTATCTGCAGGTTGACATTATTGCTGCGGATCTTGATGACTTGCGTGCTTGGAGAGGTTGGGTTGAATCCCGGCTGCGGCAGCTAACTCTGATG ATAGAGCGCGACACATGTGGGAAATTACAATGTCATCCTTATCCACATGATTATGTGGATTCTTCAAAGCATTGTGCCCACTGTGCCTTTTTCATGGGTTTACAAAGGAAACAAGGAGAGGTTATCCAAGAAGGTCAACAATTTGACATCCGCCAGACTGTTGATGAGTTTAGGcatcaaataaattcatatatatactggAAGCCTGGGATGGAAATATATGTTTCTCATGTTCGTAGAAAGCAACTTCCCCCTTATGTATTTCCAGAGGGTCACAAAAGAAGCCGACACATTAGGCTCATGAGTCAGCAACAGGTTGATAAGGTGTCTTCTGATGGCAGTGACGCCTGCAGGTCTGATTCTGCTGAAAGAGTTATAAAACGCAAAAAGCAGGTTGATTTGCCAGAGTTGGAGGAGAGGCGAGAGAAACGGCAATCTATTAGCCCTCAGAAGCAAGGTCTTTCTcctgaaaatatttgttccaGAGTTGCTGGCGGATTGACGGAGTGCTCCTCTGCTATGTCTGGAACAATGAAAGAAGTTGCTGCAACAAATGAATCATGCACACTCATGGATGGAAGGGCACCAGAAGCAGTCTCATTTAACTCGAGGCATGTGTGCACTGGATCTAGTATGCGTATGCTGCAGCTGGTTGATAGGGATAAAGAGTTACCTGATGATTCAAAAACATCAAACCAGGAAAAACACTGTGCAGAAAATTCAGATACTTGTTGCAATTCAAGTTCTAGTAATTCTTCCTATGGAAGCAGCAGTTATAGTGGCTTggaggtaaacaaaaatggatcTTTGCTTGATGATTCATATAAGGCTGGTGCGCCGCTGCTCTTGGATAATGGATGCAATAAAGAATCCTCGGTTTTGGGGGATGCACTACTTGAGTTAGAG cCTCATGCTGCTCTTGCAATGATGCTGAAATCCGGAGATGGCGTAGGGTCTGAACCTGTTCAGGAGAACGTTATGAG GTTGAGTCTTACCTCCACCGCGTGA
- the LOC105163656 gene encoding nuclear poly(A) polymerase 4-like isoform X4 has product MVRSDGFNSLPTPSPPPAEQKQPPKQWGVTRPLSHAGPSEADIQRTRDLEKFLVASGLYESAEEAAKREEVLDRLKQIVKDWVKELTRLRGYTDQMVEDANALIFTFGSYRLGVHGPGADIDTLCIGPKYVSREEDFFYVLHNILAEIEEVTELQPVPDAHVPVMKFKFDGISIDLLYASISLLVVPDDLDISNISVLEDIDEPTVRSLNGCRVADQILKLVPNIENFRTTLRCLKFWAKRRGVYSNVTGFLGGVNWALLVARLCQFYPNANPSMLVSRFFRVYTLWRWPNPVMLCEIEDDELGFSIWDPRKNPWDRNHLMPIITPAYPCMNSSYNVSASTLRVMMEQFQFGREICEDIELNKAQWSTLFEPYLFFESYKNYLQVDIIAADLDDLRAWRGWVESRLRQLTLMIERDTCGKLQCHPYPHDYVDSSKHCAHCAFFMGLQRKQGEVIQEGQQFDIRQTVDEFRHQINSYIYWKPGMEIYVSHVRRKQLPPYVFPEGHKRSRHIRLMSQQQVDKVSSDGSDACRSDSAERVIKRKKQVDLPELEERREKRQSISPQKQGLSPENICSRVAGGLTECSSAMSGTMKEVAATNESCTLMDGRAPEAVSFNSRHVCTGSSMRMLQLVDRDKELPDDSKTSNQEKHCAENSDTCCNSSSSNSSYGSSSYSGLEPHAALAMMLKSGDGVGSEPVQENVMRLSLTSTA; this is encoded by the exons ATGGTTCGATCCGATGGTTTTAATTCATTGCCTACACCGTCGCCGCCTCCGGCGGAGCAGAAGCAGCCTCCAAAGCAGTGGGGAGTGACGAGACCTTTGTCGCATGCGGGGCCCTCTGAGGCGGATATTCAGAGAACTAGGGACTTGGAAAAG TTTTTGGTGGCTTCCGGACTTTATGAGAGTGCAGAAGAAGCGGCCAAGAGGGAAGAAGTTCTGGACAGACTTAAACAG ATTGTGAAAGACTGGGTGAAAGAACTTACTCGTTTGAGGGGGTACACTGATCAAATGGTGGAAGATGCCAATGCTTtgatttttacttttggtTCTTATCGTCTCGGG GTCCATGGTCCTGGAGCTGACATTGATACTTTGTGTATTGGACCAAAATATGTTAGTCGAGAG GAAGACTTCTTTTATGTACTTCATAACATATTAGCTGAAATAGAGGAAGTCACTGAACTCCAACCAGTACCTGATGCTCATGTTCCAGTTATGAAATTCAAGTTTGATGGGATATCAATTGATCTTCTCTATGCAAGTATTTCTCTATTGGTTGTCCCAGAT GATCTGGACATCTCAAATATATCCGTATTGGAAGACATAGATGAACCCACTGTACGGAGTCTTAATGGCTGTCGTGTAGCAGATCAAATTCTCAAGCTTGTTCCAAACATTGAG AACTTCCGGACAACTCTGCGATGTCTAAAGTTCTGGGCTAAGAGACGTGGTGTTTATTCAAAT GTGACGGGATTCCTTGGTGGTGTGAACTGGGCTCTTCTTGTAGCTCGGTTGTGCCAATTTTATCCTAATGCAAATCCCAGTATGCTAGTGTCTCGATTTTTCAGAGTATATACGCTCTGGCGCTGGCCAAATCCTGTGATGCTTTGTGAAATAGAGGATGATGAACTTGGATTTTCTATATGGGATCCTCGGAAAAATCCTTGGGACCGTAATCATCTCATGCCAATCATAACCCCTGCCTACCCTTGCATGAATTCTAGTTACAATGTTTCAGCAAGTACTCTTCGGGTTATGATGGAACAGTTCCAGTTTGGTAGAGAGATTTGCGAG GATATCGAGCTGAATAAAGCGCAGTGGAGTACTTTGTTTGAGCCATATTTATTCTTTGAAAGCTATAAAAATTATCTGCAGGTTGACATTATTGCTGCGGATCTTGATGACTTGCGTGCTTGGAGAGGTTGGGTTGAATCCCGGCTGCGGCAGCTAACTCTGATG ATAGAGCGCGACACATGTGGGAAATTACAATGTCATCCTTATCCACATGATTATGTGGATTCTTCAAAGCATTGTGCCCACTGTGCCTTTTTCATGGGTTTACAAAGGAAACAAGGAGAGGTTATCCAAGAAGGTCAACAATTTGACATCCGCCAGACTGTTGATGAGTTTAGGcatcaaataaattcatatatatactggAAGCCTGGGATGGAAATATATGTTTCTCATGTTCGTAGAAAGCAACTTCCCCCTTATGTATTTCCAGAGGGTCACAAAAGAAGCCGACACATTAGGCTCATGAGTCAGCAACAGGTTGATAAGGTGTCTTCTGATGGCAGTGACGCCTGCAGGTCTGATTCTGCTGAAAGAGTTATAAAACGCAAAAAGCAGGTTGATTTGCCAGAGTTGGAGGAGAGGCGAGAGAAACGGCAATCTATTAGCCCTCAGAAGCAAGGTCTTTCTcctgaaaatatttgttccaGAGTTGCTGGCGGATTGACGGAGTGCTCCTCTGCTATGTCTGGAACAATGAAAGAAGTTGCTGCAACAAATGAATCATGCACACTCATGGATGGAAGGGCACCAGAAGCAGTCTCATTTAACTCGAGGCATGTGTGCACTGGATCTAGTATGCGTATGCTGCAGCTGGTTGATAGGGATAAAGAGTTACCTGATGATTCAAAAACATCAAACCAGGAAAAACACTGTGCAGAAAATTCAGATACTTGTTGCAATTCAAGTTCTAGTAATTCTTCCTATGGAAGCAGCAGTTATAGTGGCTTggag cCTCATGCTGCTCTTGCAATGATGCTGAAATCCGGAGATGGCGTAGGGTCTGAACCTGTTCAGGAGAACGTTATGAG GTTGAGTCTTACCTCCACCGCGTGA